TGCTAGCTCTACGGCAGAATATGTCAAGGCGATTAGTAGCACGAAAGCGCATCTAGTTGACACCCGCAAAACTATTCCAGGAATGCGCATCTTAGAGAAATATGCCACTTTCATTGGTGGTGCGATCAATCATCGCTATGGCTTAGATGATGCAGTGATGCTTAAGGATAATCACATTGCGGCGGCTGGCGGCATCACAGAAGCGGTACAACGAGTACGCGAAAATATTCCATTTACCACATCGATTGAAGTAGAAACTGAGTCAATTCCTCAAGTAAAGGAAGCAGTGCAACTAGATCTTGATGTGATCATGCTCGATAATATGCCAGTAGAAATGATGCGGGAAGCAATCATTCTCATCCGCCAAAATAGCAGCCATACAAAAATCGAAGCTTCTGGCAACATTACGCTCAGTACCATTGCTCAAGTTGCAAATCTAGGTGTAGATTATATTTCCACTTCGGCAATGGTCACGCGATCGCATTGGTTAGACATCAGTATGCGAATTAGTTCCTAATTCATCTCATAACAAAATATGCAAGAAAGTATGTTTACGACTCTAATCTTACCCATTGCCTTAGCTCTAATCATGCTGGGGATGGGACTATCACTAAAGTTTGAGGATTTCCAACGGATTACAAAATATCCTAAAGCGGTGTCAGTGGGATTATTTAGTCAAATCGTCCTGTTACCAATCATCGGCTTTATAATTACACAGATTGTAGCAATGCCGCCTGCGATCGCAGTGGGATTGATGATTATTTCCATTGCCCCTGGTGGTGTGTCATCAAACATGATTACTTACCTCGCTGGTGGAGATGTAGCTTTGTCGGTGACATTGACGGTATGTAGTAGCATAATCACCATATTTACGATTCCGATCCTTGCAAATCTAGCTCTAAATCATTTTATCGGACAGAGCGCAGCGATCTCTTTGCCCATTGGAACAACAATGGGGCAGATCTTTTTAATTACGATTATTCCTGTTGTGATAGGAATGTATATACAGTATAGGTTTCCTGAGCTTTCCCGCAGTTTAGAAAAGGTTACTAGTCGCCTAGCAATCGGCTTTCTCGCTTTAATTATTCTGATTCTCGTTATTCGCGAATGGAGCCGATTACCTGAGTTTATTGTGCAGGCAGGTGTAGGAGTGATTTTGCTTAACTTGTTCTCAATGGTCGCAGGTTTTGTGATCAGTAAACTACTAAAGCTCAGTTCATCGCAGCAGATTTGTATAGCAATCGAAGTTGGAATACAGAATGGAACTTTAGCGATCGCGATTACAGCAGGAATGTTGGGAAATCAAGATATGGCAATCCCTGCGGCTATTTATAGTCTGTTCATGTATATGACTGGATTTGGGGCAATTCTCTATGGCAAGAGCTTATCGAAGAATGCCTTAGTTTGATAATAATTATTTTTCTATAGCGGCAATTAATTACCACTATGGGTCAAGGAACTACAATTATGGAATATGCAATTGATTTCGGGACGAGTAATACCGTTATAGCGAGAATTAATGAGAATGGAGAAATGGAAACGGTCAAACTAGCTGACTATAGCAGCCTCATTGCTGACAATCCGCCATTGATTCCTAGCTTTGTCTATGTGCAGGATGCTGCCAAAGAGCAGGTGCTAATTGGTCAAGAGGTTAGCGATCGCGGTTTAGACAACAAGAGTAATAAAGGCGAACAGCGATTTTTTAAAGCTTTCAAAAGAGCGATTGGCTCTAATATGTCCATGTTTGTACCAGAAGTAGATGGACGCGAAATAGAATTTGAACTAGTGGGAGAATGGTTTTTAAAAAAAATCATTGAGAGCTTACCAGATGTTGACTCATTAATATTTACGGTTCCAGTTGATAGCTTTGAGTCATATCGTAATTGGCTTGGAGAAGTTTGCGAGAAACTAACCGTAAATCAGGTGCGAATCCTAGACGAGCCTACTGCTGCTGCTTTGGGATATGGAATTAATGGTGGTGATGAAACTATCTTAGTAGTAGATTTTGGCGGTGGTACGTTAGATTTGTCATTAGTAAAATTATCTTTTGCGCAACTACAAACGGAATCTACCCAACCCAAATCACCTTTAGGTTTCTTATTAAAATGGGGCGATCGCACAGTTAAAAATAAACCTTTAACTAATAATCAAAGTTCACAAACCGCTAAAGTTCTCGCCAAAACTGGGCAAAATCTTGGTGGCATTGATATTGATAATTGGATCATTGATTACTTCCATTCCACTTTAGGCTTGCCGAAGAACTCGCTCATAGACCGCTTAGCTGAACGAATTAAGATCGCTCTTTCTAACGCTGAATCATCAACTGAGGTTTATTTTAATGATCAAACCTTTGAATCCTATGAATTAACTTTGACGCGATCGCAATTAAATCAAATCCTCGAACAGCATAAATTTTTTATTAATCTCGATAGCGCTCTTGATCGCATTCGCCAACAAGCAAATCGCCAAAATATTGATTTAGATCAAATCGAGGCAGTGCTCTTAGTAGGCGGTACATCCCAAATTCCTACTGTAAAAGAATGGGCTGTGCGGCATTTTCCTGTCGAGAAAGTAAAAGCTAATAAACCATTCGAGGCGATCGCTCATGGAGCAATTTCGCAGGGATGGGAATTAAAGGACTTTCTCTATCACAGCTATGGTGTACGCTTTTGGGACAAGCGCTACAAAAAACATAACTGGCATACGATTATTAAATCGGGTGAGACCTATCCATTACTCAAACCAGTAGAACTCACGCTTGGTGCATCTGTTGTCGATCAGCCAAGCATTGAGTTAGTTATTGGTGAGTTGGGTGAAACCAATGTAGAAGTTTATTTTGAAGATGACAGACTTGTTACCCGTGTTTTAGATGTCAAGCAAGTTGCAGCGCAGATTCTCAATGAGAATAGCAAGGCGATCGCGAAGCTTGATCCACTAGGGCAAACTGGTAGCGATCGCATCAAGGTTTCCTTCCAAGTAGACGAAAAGCGCACATTAAGAATTACAGTTCTTGATCTGTTAACCAAACAAAATTTATTAGCAGATATCCCTGTGGTGCAACTTGTATAGCAAGGTTTTTAAAAGCACAAAATGGCTACGCCATTTTGTGCTTTGGTATTGCTTAGCGCGAAGGTCCTAAACCAACAGCGCCAGCATAGACAGCTTGGCTGCCAAGTTCTGCTTCGATTCTTAGCAAACGGTTGTACTTAGCAACACGCTCACTACGACAGAGAGAACCTGTTTTGATTTGACCTGCACGAGTGGCAACGGCAAGATCGGCGATTGTGGTATCTTCAGTTTCACCAGAGCGATGGCTGATCACCGAGCGATAACCATTCTTGTCAGCAGTAGCGATCGCCTCCAAAGTCTCAGTCAAACTACCAATCTGATTGAGCTTAATCAAAATTGCACTAGCGCAACCTTCACGAATACCACGCTCTAGACGAGTCTTGTTGGTTACAAACAAATCATCACCCACCAACTGAGTATTGGTGAGTTGATCGGTCATTGCCTTCCAGCTAGCCCATTGATCTTCTTCCAGTCCATCTTCGATCGAGACAATCGGATACTTGGAGATCAGACCTTCGTAATAGTTGACAAACTCTTGAGGAGATAGAGATTTACCATCGATCGCATAGTTGCCATCTTTAAACAGCTCGTTAGATGCGACATCTAGCGCCAAAGCAACATCGACCCCTGGTTTATAGCCAGCTTTAGTGATTGCGTCGATCAGCAATTCTAGAGCTGCTTGGTTAGACTCTAGGTTAGGAGCAAATCCACCTTCGTCGCCGACAGCCGTTGATAAGCCTTTTTCATGAAGGATCGAGCTAAGCGCCGCGAATACTTCCGCACCGTAGCGCAATGCTTCTTTAAAAGTCGGTGCGCCTAATGGCACAATCATGAATTCTTGGATATCAACGTTGTTATCTGCGTGAGCGCCGCCATTGATAACGTTCATCAGGGGAACTGGCAAAACATTCGAGAGAGGTGTGCCCAGATAACGATATAGAGGCTGTCCGATCGCTGCGGATGCTGCTTTGGCATTAGCTAGAGATACTGCCAAAATCGCATTTGCACCAATTTCGGATTTATTGGGTGTGCCGTCCCGCTTGATCATAATCCGATCAACGAGTTCTTGATTCAGAGCATCTACCCCTTTCAGTTCGGGTAGTAGCTTTTCAGTAATGTTGCGAACTGCGATTAAAACCCCTTTGCCTCGGTAGCGTTTTTTATCTCCATCCCGCAATTCATGGGCTTCAAAACTACCTGTAGATGCGCCACTGGGAACCTGTGCGAGACCGATTGCGCCGTTGGCAAGTTTGACTTCCGCCTCAACGGTTGGGTTGCCGCGCGAATCGAGGATCTCTCGTGCAGCGATCGCAATGATTTCTGTGCCTTTAGTCACTTTGAGCTATTCCTTTAATGTTTTAAGTAAAGCTTTCGCAACAATCTTACAGTTTAGCGCTGTCCCATTTCTCAAATGTTAGGTGTTCATCAAAAAAGTTGACAAAATTCACTTTTAGGTATCGGTTATAGCTACACATCCAAAAGATAGTTGCGGCGCTTCGCGCCGCAACTATCTTTTGGATGTATCTCTTACATTGCTATATCTTTTGGGTTTGATGTCTTAACTTCTCTAGCTACAGCTAACCCAAAAGATAAAGATGCGGCGCTTCGCGCCGCATCTTTATCTTTTGGGTTTTGATTAACTGATGTTACGCAGAACGAGGTTACCGTCGCGCCCCCGTGCCAGCCCTAGACCTATGCTATGACAGGGATTCTATGCTGCGTAAGGTAACTGATTAACTAAAAATTGCTTTGGCTAAAGCTATTAATGCGATAAAACAAGAGCATCTAGTTTTCTGATTCTTTCAACCATGATTTTCATCACGTTAATTGCAAAATTAGGAGTTTGCTGTACCAAAAAGTTAAACCGCTTTTGATCTACGGGGACTAGCTTACATTCAGTTTTGGCGATCGCTGAGGCACTTCTGGGGCTGGAGTAAATCAGTGCCATTTCTCCAACAATGCCGCCAGCAGACGTGGTGTCCAATAACTTACCATCTATAAAAATTTCTACTTCCCCTTCGATGACCACATACATATGATCCGCGATTCCACCCTGTGCAAAGATTACTTGCCCTTCTGGGATAATCTCAAAGTCTTTGGTATTAGCAAACAAATCAATCGTAGTCAAAATTGAACTCCGCTTTATACAAAAGCAAATAAAAAAGTGAAATAGAAATACAACAAAGATTGTAATTGCAAATTAAACAGCTTTAGAAACAATTTAATCTCTTGAAATAATTGATGATATTTACTACTGCTGCTAGTTTTAAGGCTTAATTAAAATTTGACAGCTTAAATTTGTGAGTGCATCTAACAAGGTTAAATTTACATTAACTTGAGGTTAAAAGCTCGTAATAACTGTGCAATTAAAACCACGATCGCTGCGCCAATAGTTGTATTAATTCCATTGACAAGTTCATTAGTGAGCCAGTCATATTTTTCTTGTAAAGTGGCTCCGATCAAGCTTTCAATATTTGTGGCGACGAAAGCAGCGATCGCACACCAAAGCAGATCCCAAGGACTAGTTAGTAATCCCACCGCCCAACCAATTGCTGCCATTAATAGCGAACCGATAACTCCAGCGATTGTACCTTCTAGACTGACAGCTCCCTCAGTTCCTGCTTCAACTGGCTTGAGCGTGGTGATCAAAAATGTACTTTTACCGTAAGCTTTGCCAATTTCGCTAGCAGTCGTATCCGCAAGTTTGGTGCTGAGGCTAGCGACATATGCCAATAACCAAAGCGGATTGGGAGCAATTGCTTGCCCGATCGCACAGAAAGCACCAGTCGCCGCCGATCCCCAAAGATTTTCGGGGCCTCTTGCGCCATCGCGTTTTTCAGCAATGCCTTTTGCTTCTTTGATATCCTTGCCAATTCGAGTTACCCCCGAACCGACGATCAGATAGCTTAAAATAACGACATAGCCTTGCCATCCTAGACAGCCCCAGACTGTAATTCCCAAAGCCCATGCATGACAAATGCCTGCGGTGGTTAAGACTTTACGTGGTAATAGTAAGGCGATCGCACCGAGAAGCGTATTAAGGGCGATCGCGATCAACCAGCCCTGTGAAATGGGGAAACTATTTATCATGGAAGTCAATCTTAAAAATTAGTAAGGTTGGAATTGCCCACCCTACTGCCTATTTATTCAAAATACTACGGAGTAAAAATAATGACAGAAGCACTTGAGCTGTTTTGGGGAAATTTAAGTGGTTTTATGGTTTGGAATCTTTTCTTAGCAATAATTCCTTGCGCACTTAGTTTTATTTTATTTGCAAAGCGATCGCCAAAACGACTACCTTTAAATCCGATCTGGTGGTTCGGCTTAGCAACTTTCATCTTATTTTTGCCCAATGCGCCTTATATCATTACCGATATTATTCATTTTGTGGATGATGTCCGAATGCCAAACGTTTCTGACAACGGCATAATCTTCATCTTAATTCCGCAATATATCGTTTTTATATTATTAGGTTTTCAGTGCTACGTGGCTTCAGTCATGAAGCTCATCAAATATTTAGGTTGGCTGAAGATAATTAAAAATACAACTTGGCTCGAAGTAAGCGTAAATTTTATCTGCGCTTTTGGTGTGTATTTGGGACGATTTAATCGATTAAATAGTTGGGATTTGTTCACTAACCCCCTAAATGTTGTTCGCAATACAATTTATAACTTTGCAAGCCCTAATTTTCTCTTTGGCACAATTTTATTTTTCATCACCTTTACTGGGCTTTATTACATTTTCAAATGGATTAATATGTCGCTAGTCTTCTACTGGCACAATCGCTCTAACCAAGTTTCGGCATAACCTATATGAAAGAGCATCAGTTCGATATCTCGATCTTTATTTTGGATTATGCCTATGAAATTATTTGTCAAAATTTCCATGTTTCCGTACAGCAGTTTTTTTTGAGCAAAAACTGCTGTAATACCAATAGATAGTTTGCAATATTCACCATAAAATTTATGCCTCTCGCGACCTACGGTTCTTGGAAATCGCCAATTAGTTCAGATTTGATCGTTTCTAGTAGTATTCGCCTCGGCGCGATCGCCATTGATGGAGGTAATGTCTATTGGAATGAAGGCAGACCACAAGAATTAGGGCGTAATGTGATCATGCGCTATGACATGGATGGTAATTATCGCGAAATGACACCCGCATCAATCAATGTGCGATCGCTAGTCCATGAATACGGCGGCGGCGAATATCTGGTAAGCGATGGACGTATCTATTTCTCTAACTTTAGCGATCGCCGCATTTATCGTAAAGTTGGCGGTGGATCATGCAAACCACTGACGACCGAAAGTGCCTATCGTTATGCCGATTTTGTTTGGAATCGGATTTATGGCAAGTTGATTTGTGTTCGCGAAGATCATACGAGTGGAGGTGAGCCGATTAATACTTTGGTGGCGGTAGATACCAGCAACGGCGAAGATATTCAGGTATTGGTCACAGGAGCAGATTTTTATGCTTCGCCTAGATTGAATTCTACTGGCGATAAACTCGCATGGATTAGTTGGAATCACCCGAATATGCCTTGGGATGGAACTGAACTTTGGGTAGCCGATCTTGTGGAATCAGATACAGGCGTTCTCACAATTCAAAATCCACAACTGGTCGCAGGAGGTACTGAAGAATCTATATTTCAGCCAGAATGGTCACCCGATGGGAAGCTCTACTTTGTTAGCGATCGCACAGGTTGGTGGAATCTTTATCGTACTTCAGTAGAAGATATTGCTATTGAAGCTATCTGTCCAAAGTCTGCTGAGTTTGGTTTACCGCAGTGGGTATTTGGCATGTCTACCTATGACTTTACAGGTGATGGTAAAATCCTCTGTTCCTATACAGAACATGGTAAATCTCATTTAGCAATTCTCGATCCTGCTAATCTAGAAATAGGTTTACAAGAAATCTCTACGCCCTTTAGTTCCATCTCAGGATTGCACTGCGAAGGCGATCACGCTGTTTTTCATGGTGGTTCGGCAACGGAGCCAACTGCGATCATATTAATGGATTTGCGAACAGGAACTTATCAAAAAGTACGGGTTGCCTCAGATCTACAGCTTGACCCAGACTATATTTCCGCAGCTCAGCCGATAGAGTTTCCCACCGAAAATGGGAAGACATCCTATGGATTATTCTATCCTCCGAAAAACAAAGATTTTCAAGCAGATGATTCCGAAAAACCACCTTTGTTAGTCAAAAGTCATGGTGGCCCCACCGCTTCGACTTCAGGAAGTTTAAGCCTCGGCATTCAATATTGGACAAGTCGTGGCTTTGCGGTGCTAGATGTGAACTATGGCGGCAGTACAGGCTATGGACGCGAATATCGCGATCGCCTTAAGGGGAATTGGGGCATCGTCGATGTGGATGACTGCGCAAATGGAGCGAAATTTCTTGCCGATAAGGGTTTAGTAGATGGCGATCGCCTTGCGATTTCGGGAGGGAGTGCTGGCGGCTATACGACACTTTGCGCCTTGACATTTCGCGATGATTTCAAAGCAGGGGCTAGTCATTATGGCATTTGCGATCTCGAAGCTCTTGCTACGGATACCCATAAATTTGAGTCACGCTATCTCGATAGTCTAATCGGCAAATATCCTGAACAGAAAGAAATTTACATTCAGCGATCGCCCATTCATTTCACCGAAAAACTTTCCTGTGCGATCGCCTTTTTCCAAGGTTTAGAAGATAAGGTCGTGCCACCCAATCAAGCGGAAATGATGGTGGATGCTCTACGTCAAAAGGGTTTACCCGTTGCCTACGTTCCCTTTGAAGGCGAACAGCACGGCTTCCGCAAAGCCGAAAATATCAAACGCGCCCTCGATGGTGAGTTCTATTTCTACGCACAAATTTTTGGCTTTTCTCCTGCTGACGAAATTGAAGCGATTGCGATCGAAAATCAATAAGGATTTGAGAGCTTTGCGCTCTCAAATCCTTACAGAAAAAAAATTAAAACAAAAAACTCGAATTTCCTTGGGAATATCTTTTCAGAATGAATATACTCAATATTGCCATTGGATTCTCAATTCTTCTATACTTTGCAATCCCTTGGATAGGAATTTTGACTGGATTTTATCATTTCTTACCTCCCACTTTAGTTGCCTTATTATCGTCATCTGCCACCTTTTACGTCCTTGTCACGGGAGTCTTTTTGTGCCTAAGATTCACTTGCCTGTATAAATATTTAAAGCTAACTAAAGGCATTCAAATTACGTTTGCAATATCTAATATTCTAATTATTGGAAGCATTATTCTCACTAATCTAGGATTAAAAGGCGCTGATGGACCAGTCGGTTTTGCTGTTATGCTTTTCTTTGGAATGTTTACGTTGTTAGGACTAATTATCCTTTTATTTGGAGCCGTAGCTCTATTAATTAGATCATATCAGAAGTTCAGGGAAAGATAAATTTAGAATTTTGAAGTTGTAGAGATATTAAGTGTTAAAAATAATTGTATTTTTGGCTTATAAATGTCAGGCTCGATCAATTAGGCTTTTGACATAATTTAGGAAGTCGATACAAGTCAGCAACCCCGATGATAAAGAGACGGGGCAGCCTATCAATTAAGGAGCCGAGCCAATATCTGTTTGAGGGACGCGATCGCAAGACGGGCGAACTCAAGTGGACTGGTACTCGTGTTGACCTCATTTTCGGTTCAACCTCGCAGCTACGAGCGCTTGCGGAAGTATACGGATGTAAGGACTCTTAGTCGAGGTTTGTGCATGACTGTGCATGACTTTGTAGCGGCGTGGGACAAGGTGATGAACCTTGATCGCTTTGACCTCAAATAGAAAAAATAAATAATTGATCCCCAAAACGTTGTGGCGAGCTAAGCCCGCCATAACGTTTTGGGGTTTTATATGGATCGTTTTTAGAGTTTTCCTAATCAAATTACATGGTTTAGATCCGACGGCGAGAGGCGATCGTGAATGATTTGACCATCGCGGAACCAGATAATCCGATGCGAATTTCGAGCTACATCAGCTTCGTGTGTGACCATCACCACTGTAATACCACTAGCATTCAACTCACCAAATAGTTCCATTACTTCCTGAGTAGTATGCGAATCTAGCGCCCCTGTGGGTTCATCGGCTAGCAACATTACAGGATTATTAACGATCGCCCTTGCGATCGCAACTCTCTGCTGTTGTCCACCCGACATTTGATTCGGTCGATTATTTAACCGATGTCCCATCGCAACCCGTTCCAGCGCTGCCGCCGCCCGTTCTTTTTGTTCCTTAGGACGAATATTGGCATAAGCCATTGGCAACATCACATTCTCCATTGCTGAGAGTTGTGGTAACAGATGATATTGCTGAAAGATGAAGCCGATTTTGAGATTGCGAACTTTAGCAAGATCGCGTTCCTCCATATGAGAGACATCTTGTTCATCTAGAAAATATTGCCCTGACGTGCTGCTATCAAGGCAACCAATGATGTTCATACAAGTAGATTTACCCGAGCCAGAAGCACCCATGATCGCGCAATATTCGCCTTCTTTAATCACAAAGCTAACATCATCTAGTGCCTTCACTAGCGTATCGTCCCGACCATAAAATTTACAAACATTATTCAGTCGGACGATTTCACGGCGAGAATCATCAGCTATTTCGGGAATTGATGCGATCGCACTAGTAGTAGTCATTTTTTAAGGAAAAAGAAGAAAGGAAAAAAGAAAAAAGTAGGATGGGTTAGGCGTAGCCGTAACCCATCAAAGCAGGCTAAATACTTCTCAAAGCCACAATTGGATCGAGTCGGGCTGCTTGTCGCGCAGGAAAGATGCCAAAAAATAGACCAATCCCACCCGATACTCCCACAGCAAGGCATATTGCGCTGATGGATACACCAGCTTGTAATGGAGAAACTGCGGCGATCAGTAGAATGCCGCCAACGCCAATACCTGTACCGATTGCACCACCTAGCAACGACAAAATCACCGCTTCAATTGTGAACTGGGTGAGAATATCGCTGGGTGAAGCACCAATCGCTTTGCGAAGTCCGATTTCGCTTGTGCGCTCAGTGACTGACACCAGCATAATATTCATAATGCCAATACCGCCAACTAGTAGGGAAATACCTGCGATCGCAGCAAGCATGATCGTTAATGCACCTGTAATATTCCCAACAATTGCTAGCGCGTCCTGTTGGGTACGAATTGTAAATGTATCGTCAGCATTGACATCAGAAGTACGGTGGCGCAATCGCAATAGATTTGAGATTTGGAATTGAGCAGCGTCTACATTGTCGTTACTAGTTGCTGACACATTAATTACAGCAACAGCAACTCCATAGGGGGAAGTTTTGCCAGTCAGTCGGCTAGACATGGTCGTAATCGGCATAAAAATTGTGTCATCTTGGTTCGTACCCAGAAAAGCGCCTTTTTCCGACATTATGCCGATCACTTCATAGCTAGTACCGCGCATTCTCACCGTCTGTCCAATAGCCGATCCCTGTGGAAATAACTCTTTCGCGATCGCAGCTCCGACTGTGATCACTCGCGCATTCCGCTTAATATCTTCCTCGTTAAAAAAGCGACCTGCGCTAACTTCGGCATTGCGGACGATCGCATAGGTGTCCGTCGTCCCGATCAGGGTGGCACGTTTAGTATTGTTACCTGCGATCGCCAGCTCGGAGCCATTAATCTGCGCGGCAACACTGCGAACGGTAGGTACTTGGGTAGCGATCGCTTCGGCATCGGCAAGTACTAAGCGATTGGGCGGCGCAATTACATTCCGTCGCGCATTGTCTGTACCAGTAATCACAAAAATTACGTCAGTACCAAGGGACTGAAACTGTTCAGC
The sequence above is a segment of the Pseudanabaena sp. BC1403 genome. Coding sequences within it:
- the eno gene encoding phosphopyruvate hydratase codes for the protein MTKGTEIIAIAAREILDSRGNPTVEAEVKLANGAIGLAQVPSGASTGSFEAHELRDGDKKRYRGKGVLIAVRNITEKLLPELKGVDALNQELVDRIMIKRDGTPNKSEIGANAILAVSLANAKAASAAIGQPLYRYLGTPLSNVLPVPLMNVINGGAHADNNVDIQEFMIVPLGAPTFKEALRYGAEVFAALSSILHEKGLSTAVGDEGGFAPNLESNQAALELLIDAITKAGYKPGVDVALALDVASNELFKDGNYAIDGKSLSPQEFVNYYEGLISKYPIVSIEDGLEEDQWASWKAMTDQLTNTQLVGDDLFVTNKTRLERGIREGCASAILIKLNQIGSLTETLEAIATADKNGYRSVISHRSGETEDTTIADLAVATRAGQIKTGSLCRSERVAKYNRLLRIEAELGSQAVYAGAVGLGPSR
- the nadC gene encoding carboxylating nicotinate-nucleotide diphosphorylase, which gives rise to MLPPFIVLDPFIEDWLREDIGRGDRSTSGLFPDGNAPIGKAVWIAKADGVVAGLAIAARVFYLLDQSVNFVAIAQDGKPVKSGELIAEITGSLATLLMGERVALNLVMRLSGIASSTAEYVKAISSTKAHLVDTRKTIPGMRILEKYATFIGGAINHRYGLDDAVMLKDNHIAAAGGITEAVQRVRENIPFTTSIEVETESIPQVKEAVQLDLDVIMLDNMPVEMMREAIILIRQNSSHTKIEASGNITLSTIAQVANLGVDYISTSAMVTRSHWLDISMRISS
- a CDS encoding cyclic nucleotide-binding domain-containing protein; its protein translation is MTTIDLFANTKDFEIIPEGQVIFAQGGIADHMYVVIEGEVEIFIDGKLLDTTSAGGIVGEMALIYSSPRSASAIAKTECKLVPVDQKRFNFLVQQTPNFAINVMKIMVERIRKLDALVLSH
- a CDS encoding TIGR00297 family protein, with amino-acid sequence MINSFPISQGWLIAIALNTLLGAIALLLPRKVLTTAGICHAWALGITVWGCLGWQGYVVILSYLIVGSGVTRIGKDIKEAKGIAEKRDGARGPENLWGSAATGAFCAIGQAIAPNPLWLLAYVASLSTKLADTTASEIGKAYGKSTFLITTLKPVEAGTEGAVSLEGTIAGVIGSLLMAAIGWAVGLLTSPWDLLWCAIAAFVATNIESLIGATLQEKYDWLTNELVNGINTTIGAAIVVLIAQLLRAFNLKLM
- a CDS encoding DUF1361 domain-containing protein, translating into MTEALELFWGNLSGFMVWNLFLAIIPCALSFILFAKRSPKRLPLNPIWWFGLATFILFLPNAPYIITDIIHFVDDVRMPNVSDNGIIFILIPQYIVFILLGFQCYVASVMKLIKYLGWLKIIKNTTWLEVSVNFICAFGVYLGRFNRLNSWDLFTNPLNVVRNTIYNFASPNFLFGTILFFITFTGLYYIFKWINMSLVFYWHNRSNQVSA
- a CDS encoding ABC transporter ATP-binding protein; the encoded protein is MTTTSAIASIPEIADDSRREIVRLNNVCKFYGRDDTLVKALDDVSFVIKEGEYCAIMGASGSGKSTCMNIIGCLDSSTSGQYFLDEQDVSHMEERDLAKVRNLKIGFIFQQYHLLPQLSAMENVMLPMAYANIRPKEQKERAAAALERVAMGHRLNNRPNQMSGGQQQRVAIARAIVNNPVMLLADEPTGALDSHTTQEVMELFGELNASGITVVMVTHEADVARNSHRIIWFRDGQIIHDRLSPSDLNHVI
- a CDS encoding ABC transporter permease, with product MDTWESFRMAGKTLAANRLRSTLTMLGIIIGNASVILMVGIGQGAQKYAAEQFQSLGTDVIFVITGTDNARRNVIAPPNRLVLADAEAIATQVPTVRSVAAQINGSELAIAGNNTKRATLIGTTDTYAIVRNAEVSAGRFFNEEDIKRNARVITVGAAIAKELFPQGSAIGQTVRMRGTSYEVIGIMSEKGAFLGTNQDDTIFMPITTMSSRLTGKTSPYGVAVAVINVSATSNDNVDAAQFQISNLLRLRHRTSDVNADDTFTIRTQQDALAIVGNITGALTIMLAAIAGISLLVGGIGIMNIMLVSVTERTSEIGLRKAIGASPSDILTQFTIEAVILSLLGGAIGTGIGVGGILLIAAVSPLQAGVSISAICLAVGVSGGIGLFFGIFPARQAARLDPIVALRSI
- a CDS encoding S9 family peptidase, whose product is MPLATYGSWKSPISSDLIVSSSIRLGAIAIDGGNVYWNEGRPQELGRNVIMRYDMDGNYREMTPASINVRSLVHEYGGGEYLVSDGRIYFSNFSDRRIYRKVGGGSCKPLTTESAYRYADFVWNRIYGKLICVREDHTSGGEPINTLVAVDTSNGEDIQVLVTGADFYASPRLNSTGDKLAWISWNHPNMPWDGTELWVADLVESDTGVLTIQNPQLVAGGTEESIFQPEWSPDGKLYFVSDRTGWWNLYRTSVEDIAIEAICPKSAEFGLPQWVFGMSTYDFTGDGKILCSYTEHGKSHLAILDPANLEIGLQEISTPFSSISGLHCEGDHAVFHGGSATEPTAIILMDLRTGTYQKVRVASDLQLDPDYISAAQPIEFPTENGKTSYGLFYPPKNKDFQADDSEKPPLLVKSHGGPTASTSGSLSLGIQYWTSRGFAVLDVNYGGSTGYGREYRDRLKGNWGIVDVDDCANGAKFLADKGLVDGDRLAISGGSAGGYTTLCALTFRDDFKAGASHYGICDLEALATDTHKFESRYLDSLIGKYPEQKEIYIQRSPIHFTEKLSCAIAFFQGLEDKVVPPNQAEMMVDALRQKGLPVAYVPFEGEQHGFRKAENIKRALDGEFYFYAQIFGFSPADEIEAIAIENQ
- a CDS encoding Hsp70 family protein yields the protein MEYAIDFGTSNTVIARINENGEMETVKLADYSSLIADNPPLIPSFVYVQDAAKEQVLIGQEVSDRGLDNKSNKGEQRFFKAFKRAIGSNMSMFVPEVDGREIEFELVGEWFLKKIIESLPDVDSLIFTVPVDSFESYRNWLGEVCEKLTVNQVRILDEPTAAALGYGINGGDETILVVDFGGGTLDLSLVKLSFAQLQTESTQPKSPLGFLLKWGDRTVKNKPLTNNQSSQTAKVLAKTGQNLGGIDIDNWIIDYFHSTLGLPKNSLIDRLAERIKIALSNAESSTEVYFNDQTFESYELTLTRSQLNQILEQHKFFINLDSALDRIRQQANRQNIDLDQIEAVLLVGGTSQIPTVKEWAVRHFPVEKVKANKPFEAIAHGAISQGWELKDFLYHSYGVRFWDKRYKKHNWHTIIKSGETYPLLKPVELTLGASVVDQPSIELVIGELGETNVEVYFEDDRLVTRVLDVKQVAAQILNENSKAIAKLDPLGQTGSDRIKVSFQVDEKRTLRITVLDLLTKQNLLADIPVVQLV
- a CDS encoding bile acid:sodium symporter family protein, with amino-acid sequence MQESMFTTLILPIALALIMLGMGLSLKFEDFQRITKYPKAVSVGLFSQIVLLPIIGFIITQIVAMPPAIAVGLMIISIAPGGVSSNMITYLAGGDVALSVTLTVCSSIITIFTIPILANLALNHFIGQSAAISLPIGTTMGQIFLITIIPVVIGMYIQYRFPELSRSLEKVTSRLAIGFLALIILILVIREWSRLPEFIVQAGVGVILLNLFSMVAGFVISKLLKLSSSQQICIAIEVGIQNGTLAIAITAGMLGNQDMAIPAAIYSLFMYMTGFGAILYGKSLSKNALV